A section of the Falco peregrinus isolate bFalPer1 chromosome 3, bFalPer1.pri, whole genome shotgun sequence genome encodes:
- the RNF19B gene encoding E3 ubiquitin-protein ligase RNF19B has translation MGSERDSESPRSSSIHSAAAKCPKPGRRRRLSFQSVFSAAAASAAGGRRRTKAEPPPAAPPPPPAAPPAPPPPPPPPPPPEEAPVVPEGGGEEELECPLCLVRQPAENAPRLLSCPHRSCGACLRQYLRIEITESRVNICCPECSERLNPADIRRLLRDSPHLVAKYEEFMLRRCLAADPDCRWCPAPDCGYAVIAYGCASCPKLTCERDGCQTEFCYHCKQIWHPNQTCDMARQQRAQTLRVRTKHTSGLSYGQESGPADDIKPCPRCSAYIIKMNDGSCNHMTCAVCGCEFCWLCMKEISDLHYLSPSGCTFWGKKPWSRKKKILWQLGTLIGAPVGISLIAGIAIPAMVIGIPVYVGRKIHSRYEGKKTSKHKRNLAITGGVTLSVIASPVIAAVSVGIGVPIMLAYVYGVVPISLCRGGGCGVSTANGKGVKIEFDEDDGPITVADAWRALKNPSIGESSIEGLTSVLSTSGSPTDGLSVMQGNYSETASFAALSGGTLSGGVLSGGKGKYSRLEVQADVQKEIFPKDSVSLGAISDNASTRAMAGSIISSYNPQDRECNNMEIQVDIEAKPSHYQLASGSSTEDSLHVHTQMAENEEEEDEDEEEEDGGQEQMCKHQSCEQKDCIASKTWDITLAQPESIRSDLESSDSQSDDVPDITSDECDSPHSQTAAACPQTPKARGAESPSAHLSHCAQAEGCRLDEIVKLECIEARV, from the exons atGGGCTCTGAGCGGGACTCTGAGTCGCCGcgctcctcctccatccactCGGCCGCCGCCAAGTGCCCGaagcccggccgccgccgccgcctctccTTCCAGAGCGTCTtctccgccgccgccgcctctgccgccggcggccgccgccgcaCCAAGGCcgagccgccccccgccgccccgccgccgccccccgctgccccgccggccccaccgccgccgccgcccccgccgccgccccccgagGAAGCCCCGGTGGTCCCGGAGGGCGGCGGCGAAGAGGAGCTGGAGTGCCCGCTGTGCCTGGTGCGGCAGCCGGCGGAGAACGCCCCGCGGCTGCTGTCGTGCCCGCACCGGTCGTGCGGGGCCTGCCTGCGGCAGTACCTGCGCATCGAGATCACCGAGTCCCGCGTCAACATCTGCTGCCCCGAGTGCAGCGAGCGCCTCAACCCCGCCGACATCCGCCGCCTGCTCCGCGACTCCCCGCACCTGGTGGCCAAGTACGAGGAGTTCATGCTGCGCCGCTGCCTGGCCGCCGACCCCGACTGCCGCTGGTGCCCGGCCCCCGACTGCGG TTATGCGGTTATTGCCTATGGCTGCGCCAGCTGCCCCAAGCTGACCTGCGAGAGGGACGGCTGCCAGACGGAGTTCTGCTATCACTGCAAGCAGATATGGCATCCCAACCAAACCTGTGACATGGCCCGCCAGCAAAGAGCGCAGACGCTCCGAGTACGGACCAAGCACACGTCGGGTCTCAGTTACGGACAAGAATCTGGGCCGG CCGATGACATCAAGCCGTGTCCGCGCTGCAGCGCTTACATCATCAAGATGAACGACGGGAGCTGTAACCACATGACCTGCGCGGTGTGTGGCTGCGAGTTCTGCTGGCTGTGCATGAAGGAGATCTCAGATCTGCATTACCTCAG CCCCTCGGGCTGTACATTCTGGGGCAAAAAGCCATGGAGTCGTAAAAAGAAGATTCTCTGGCAGCTGGGCACGTTGATTGGTGCTCCTGTAGGCATTTCCCTCATCGCTGGCATTGCCATTCCTGCTATGGTCATCGGCATCCCTGTGTATGTTGGGAGGAAG ATCCACAGCAGGtatgagggaaagaaaacctCTAAGCACAAGAGGAACTTGGCCATTACTGGTGGGGTCACCTTGTCTGTCATTGCCTCTCCCGTCATCGCTGCTGTCAGTGTTG GTATTGGCGTCCCCATCATGCTGGCTTACGTCTACGGCGTGGTGCCAATCTCACTGTGCCGAGGCGGTGGCTGTGGAGTCAGCACTGCCAACGGCAAAGGTGTGAAAATCGAGTTTGATGAAGATGATGGACCCATCACAG TGGCTGATGCCTGGCGAGCCCTGAAGAACCCCAGCATCGGCGAAAGCAGCATTGAGGGGCTCACCAGCGTGCTGAGCACCAGCGGCAGCcccactgatgggctcagcgTGATGCAGGGCAACTACAGCGAGACGGCCAGCTTCGCCGCCCTCTCGGGTGGCACCCTGAGCGGTGGTGTCCTCTCGGGAGGCAAGGGGAAGTACAGCAG GCTGGAAGTTCAGGCAGATGTCCAGAAGGAGATTTTCCCCAAAGACTCGGTCAGCTTGGGGGCTATCAGTGACAACGCCAGCACTCGAGCCATGGCTGGTTCTATCATCAGCTCCTACAACCCCCAGGACAG GGAGTGCAATAACATGGAGATTCAGGTGGACATTGAAGCCAAACCAAGTCACTACCAGCTGGCCAGTGGCAGCAGTACAGAGGACTCTCTGCATGTCCATACCCAAATGGCAGagaatgaggaggaggaggacgaggacgaggaggaagaggatggtgGGCAGGAGCAGATGTGCAAACACCAAAGCTGTGAGCAAAAGGACTGCATTGCCAGCAAAACCTGGGACATCACCCTGGCCCAGCCTGAGAGCATACGGAGTGACCTGGAGAGCTCCGACAGTCAGTCGGACGACGTGCCAGACATTACCTCGGATGAATGCGACTCCCCCCACTCTCAgactgcagcagcctgcccacAGACCCCCAAAGCTAGAGGTGCCGAGAGCCCAAGTGCCCACCTGAGCCACTGTGCCCAAGCCGAGGGCTGCAGGCTGGATGAAATAGTCAAACTGGAGTGCATCGAAGCCAGAGTATGA